From the genome of Pseudoliparis swirei isolate HS2019 ecotype Mariana Trench chromosome 1, NWPU_hadal_v1, whole genome shotgun sequence:
GGAGCCAATTAGCAGAAGAAGGAAGCGCCTCGTCTGGCCTGAAGGTCGTTTCCTGTGAGGACGCCGACACCCCGGGAAGAATGTCGTTTAGACCTGAAGCCGGACCAATTACACGGCCACAACCAGACCAACCGCACCAACCGGACCAACCGGACCAACCGCACCAACCGGACCAACCGCACCAACCGGACCAACCGGCGCCGCAGCCTGAACCAATAACAACTCAAAGATCAGATCCTCTCAGACGTTTCAGGCGAAaacattattttgttatttttcttgcaAATTCTTCTGTCAAACTCGTCGggagtttttaaatgtattattatttgtctCGTAGTCACTGTAGTTTCAGACGGTctggtttcctgtttccttTCCGTAATTTAAAATGATAAGTGAATCCAACAATTTCTAGTTTCTGACCACTAGCGGCGCTAGAGAGCAAGTTGTTCGCAAAAGAAACTCATTTGTTAAAAATgcatttcagaataaaacgcCACGGGGAACTTTTAACTTTGGTACAAAACGTCAAATTATATTTCGTAAAGTtgagaataaaacaataattcaGTTCTCAAGCAGAACGACGTCACTCCTGAGACGCTGGAACGTCTTGAGAAATTACTTCAATGATTAATTGATTATCAAGAGAAAGCTGCCAACTAATCAATTCaccaattaaccaattaaccaGCTCCCCGTGACACGTGGAGGTTCAGTGGTGAACAAAGAGGAAACCCGTTGACGTTTTattcacaaacaacaaacaggaagtggatgatcTCAAATAGTATTTAAATAGATAAACaacgtgtgtgttgtggttataaacataaacatcaaGCACTACCacgttcgtccatagggggcgccagaaccaacacaacGTGGACGTTCCTCGTTGTAACTTTAAGGTAAAAGTACACAAGCATCAACATGTACTCCGGTATTAAAAGTACAAGTACTCCACTTCAGAATAATTGTGTTGTGATTATTGATGTTTGAGCGTGTTCATCTAAAATAATACAGAAAAACAGATAACCATTCTTTATTATTGATGACAGCATTTCAAATAAGTACATTGTGTTTTTCATCTGTTTGTACAAACTAAAATTACTTACaccagagtacaagtacacaagtacgaGTGTGTAATCAGCTCTAAAGacttaaagtatttattttgcTGCGTttaaagttgtattattattgcatGTTTTCACGTTGTAGTTCATCAACGAGGAGCCAATCGTGTATACTTTGTATACTAGTACGTGTATCAGTAGTACTGCGTCATATTATGTAAGTATTTAATGTTTCATTGAGTAAAAAGTATGCATTAGAAAAATGAAATGTTCTAAAAAGTGAAGTATTCTATTAAAGTACAAGTACACGTCAAATTTAGCaatttaattaatataattagttTCATTCCACGACATTTAAGGATTCGATGACGTCATCGACTGTCTTCACGCGGTGGTTTCACTCGTCCGCTGttgaggaaggaaaacaaaagaacaCACTTCCTGTGGTTTCCACAATAAAACGTTCAATATTTCACTCTTACTTTGAAAATCTGTGCAGGTGGAGCCCGGGCCCCGGACTAGCAGTAATGTGGTGCGAAGGAGCCGTGAGGGTGGCCCCCCCCCTCTGCCGCGCCGGCCTCCTCAAAGTCCTCGAAGACCTCCAGGGAGGAGAGGCACCCCGGTGCACTCTGGGAATCGTAGTCCAGGTACAAGGAGGCCGGACTCCCCGCCGGCTCGCTGAGCGGCGCGGTGAGCAGCGAGAGCTGCAGCTGGTCGATGGTgctggcggaggaggagagagggggcggggccagggatCGGTCCGGGGGCGGGTCGGGGGCcaaggccacgcctcctccggGGTAGGCGGACGGCGAGTCCACCTGAGAGTCGTCGGTGGTGACGGAGCGCCGCAGTTTGGCTCGAGCGTTTTGGAACCAcacctgagaaagagagagtgtgtgtgttagagtgtgtgtgtgttagtgtgtgtgtgtgtgttagtgtgtgtgtgttagtgtgtgtgtgtgtgtgttagtgtgtgtgtgtgttagtgtgtgtgtgtgttagtgtgtgtgtgtgtgttagtgtgtgtgttagtgtgtgttagtgtgtgtgttagtgtgtgttagtgtgtgtgtgttagtgtgtgtgtgtgtgtgttagtgtgtgtgtgtgtgtgttagtgagtgtgtgtgtgtgtgtgtgtgtgtgtgttagtgtgtgttagtgtgtgttagtgtgtgtgtgttagtgtgtgtgtgttagtgtgtgtgtgttagtgtgtgtgtgtgttagtgtgtgtgtgtgtgttagtgtgtgtgtgtgtgtgttagtgtgtgtgtgtgtgttagtgtgtgtgtgttagtgtgtgtgttagtgtgtgtgtgttagtgtgtgtgtgtgtgtgtgtgtgtgtgtgtgttagtgtgtgtgttagtgtgtgtgtgttagtgagtgtgttagtgtgtgtgtgttagtgagtgtgtgttagtgagtgtgtgttagtgtgtgttagtgagtgtgtgtgtgtgtgttagtgtgtgtgttagtatgtgtgtgtgtgtgtgtgtgtgttagtgtgtgtgtgtagtgtgtgtgtagtgtgtgtgtttgtgtgtgtgtgtgtgttagtgagtgtgtgtgtgtgtgtgtgtgtgttagtgtgtgtgttagtgtgtgtgttagtgagtgtgtgtgtgtgtgttagtgtgtgtgtgttagtgagtgtgtgtgttagtgtgtgtgtgttagtgtgtgtgtgtgtgttagtgtgtgtgtgtgtgttagtgagtgtgtgtgttagtgtgtgtgtgtgttagtgtgtgtgtgttagtgtgtgtgtgcgtgtgttagtgtgtgtgtgtgtgtgttagtgtgtgtgttagtgagtgtgtgtgttagtgtgtgtgttagtgtgtgtgtgtgttagtgtgtgtgtgtgttagtgtgtgtgtgttagtgttagtgtgtgttagtgttagtgtgtgtgtgtgttagtgtgtgtgttagtgagtgtgtgtgttagtgtgtgtgtgttagtgtgtgtgtgttagtgtgtgttagtgtgtgtgtgttagtgtgtgtgtgttagtgtgtgttagtgtgtgtgttagtgtgtgtgtgtgtgtgtgttagtgtgtgtgttagtgtgtgtgttaggttgTGTGTTCGATCCAGTGtctcccattagttgcaagtgaGTGTGTTGAGCAAGTGTGTGAAccccagttgtgtgtgtgttagccactgtgtaataactaaggatgggttaaatgcagagaactaatttccccttggggattaataaaagtgtatattaattaattaattagtgtgtgtgttagtgtgtgtgtgcgtgcgtcaaCATTAAGCAGGGTGTGCTTCAGGGCGGAGCTACAAGGCGATTGATACGAGGCGTAGGTGGCGTCTGTAGGTCTGtagatcacttcctgttccctggTTACAAAACgaaaccaagatggccgccgTGCGTGGTACCTGCAGGACCCTCTTGGGGAGGCCGGTCTTGTGGGCGAGGCAGTTCCAGTCTTTGCCGTCCGGGTTGTGCTTCTGGGCGAAATACGACTCCAGCGCTCTGAGCTGCTCGCTGCGGAAACACGTCCTGATTCGCTTGGTTCGCCGGCGGGTCCGCCCCCCCGCCGCCCTGTCGTCCAATAGAGGCTCAGGACTGCTGAcggactcctccccctcacctgAGGCCTGGTTGAGAGCTGCTTCACAGGTAGTAGgaacacatgttgttgtttttagctcccaggttttttttaaaagacaaccAGTAAATTAGTTattaattaaaaattatatcccagaattctgttttttaatcaccttttatttatttatttacgtgttttcatgtgtatatttttgcttttttaaattaaatgcattcatgaattatatattttttttactgaatatttttattctttaatatattctttaatgcatttatttattattggatgaatttactttaaaaatatttatcaattattttaattgagtatttatttattcataattctTTTGAAATGATgtattcttcatttatttttgtatttattattttctctttaTAAAAATTATGCattattagattttttaaatttcacctGGACAAAATCATTCTGTATCGGAGACgagaaatgtgtatttttcacacacacacacacacacacacaaacaaacacacacagaaacacacaccttctcTCAGGGAGGGGTCTGGCTGGGGGTCTCGGGGTGGGGGGTCTCTCCCAGCGTCCCCGTAGTGGGACTGGCAGTACAGGCTCTGGCCCTGCATGCAGTACAGGTTGCCTGGCAACAAGGTCACGTCACACTCCTGAAAGACACGTTCcatgaggtctacagaggaccaggaccaccatgaggtctctagaggaccaggatcaccaagaggtctacagaggaccaggaccaccaagaagtctctagaggaccaggatcaccaagaggtctacagaggaccaggaccaccaagaggtctacagaggaccaggaccaccaagaggtcaacagaggaccaggaccaccaagaggtcaacagaggaccagaaccaccaTGAGGTcaacagaggaccaggaccaccaagaAGTCTCTGGAGGACCAGGATCACCAAgaagtctctagaggaccaggaccaccaagaagtctctagaggaccagtaTCAccaagaggtctacagaggaccaggatcaccaagaggtctctagaggaccaggaccaccaagaagtctacagaggaccaggaccaccaagaagtctctagaggaccaggaccaccaagaggtctacagaggaccaggaccaccaataagtctctagaggaccaggaccaccaagaggtctacagaggaccaggatcaccaagaggtctacagaggaccaggaccaccaagaggtctacagaggaccaggaccaccaagaagtctctagaggaccaggaccaccaagaggtctacagaggaccaggaccaccaagaggtctacagaggcccaggaccaccaagaggtctacagaggaccaggaccaccatgaggtctacagaggaccaggaccaccaagaggtctacagaggaccaggaccaccatgaggtctctagaggaccaggaccacagaggtctctagaggaccaggaccaccatgaggtctacagaggaccaggaccaccatgaggtcaacagaggaccaggaccaccaagaAGTCTCTGGAGGACCAGGATCACCAAgaagtctctagaggaccaggaccaccaagaagtctctagaggaccaggaccaccaagaagtctacagaggaccaggaccaccaagaagtctctagaggaccaggaccaccaagaggtctacagaggaccaggaccaccaataagtctctagaggaccaggaccaccaagaggtctacagaggaccaggatcaccaagaggtctacagaggaccaggaccaccaagaagtctctagaggaccaggaccaccaagaggtctacagaggaccaggaccaccaagaggtctacagaggcccaggaccaccaagaggtctacagaggaccaggaccaccatgaggtctacagaggaccaggaccaccaagaggtctacagaggaccaggaccaccatgaggtctctagaggaccaggaccacagaggtctctagaggaccaggaccaccatgaggtctacagaggaccaggaccaccatgaggtctctagaggaccaggaccaccatgaggtctacagaggaccaggaccaccaagaggtctacagaggaccaggaccaccatgaggtctctagaggaccaggaccaccatgaggtctctagaggaccaggaccaccaagaagtctacagaggaccaggaccaccaagaagtctctagaggaccaggaccaccaagaggtctacagaggaccaggaccaccaataagtctctagaggaccaggaccaccaagaggtctacagaggaccaggatcaccaagaggtctacagaggaccaggaccaccaagaggtctacagaggaccaggaccaccaagaagtctctagaggaccaggaccaccaagaggtctacagaggaccaggaccaccaagaggtctacagaggcccaggaccaccaagaggtctacagaggaccaggaccaccatgaggtctacagaggaccaggaccaccaagaggtctacagaggaccaggaccaccatgaggtctctagaggaccaggaccacagaggtctctagaggaccaggaccacagaggtctctagaggaccaggaccaccatgaggtctctagaggaccaggaccaccatgaggtctctagaggaccaggaccaccaagaagtctctagaggaccaggaccaccaagaggtctacagaggaccaggaccacagaggtctctagaggaccagggtCCCCCCGGGGCCTCTGTAGGTCTCTAGGGGCCAGGGGCCTCTGGAGGTCTCTCGGGGCCCGGGGCCTCTGGAGGTCTctcggggccccggggcctctggaggtctctcggggccccggggcctctGGAGGTCTACCTGGCAGCAGAAGCAGTGCGGGTGGAAGGTCAGCTGTCCGGCCCTCATGACCAGAGCGGACGCAGGGATTGGCTGGCAGCAGCGAGCGCAGCGCCCGCCTCCGAAGGCCCTGAGCAGGacggggggagaaggagaggtcagaggtcagaggtcagcgagGCGGTCCAGAGGAGGCCGCGCCCCCAGACTGACCTGCAGTAGTCCTGCTGGCAGTAGATGTTCCCGTCCCTCCAGAACAGCGACGGCTGCGTCTGCAGCTCGCAGCGGCAGCGGCTGCAGCGCAGGCAGGCGCCGTGCCACGCGCCGCCCGCCGCCAGCAGGAAGAAGCGGTCGCACACGCGCTCGCCGCAGCCGGCGCACGCCATCGGCTCCGGGGCCGCCGCCGGGGCCTGGACCGGGTtagagaaagaaagacgggaACTTGACGGAGACCTCCAAGTCCTGAGAGCTGATGGAGGgttaggccccgcctcctcaagGTCACAGGACGACcttgaggaggcggggcctaaaGAGACGATCATTATGACTCGAGTCCTGAACACTAACGACAAGTTAAATTCTTTGATGtttttaaaatctaaatatCCAACATCTCTCAAAATGTTTCACATGTTGAATATTTATATTCCTACAACCAGCAGATAATTACTGtttttattacaaaatataattaaagCAATGAATCAATAAATATCACAAATCAACAGCTTTATCAATAACACTGATGTCAACCAGAATCCTGAGAACTAATAACGGAACATTGATCAACATCAGAGGAGtccttccacttcctgtcgcGCTCACATCGTCTGCAGCGCCTTCCCCCGCCAACGCCAGGCCGCCAACGCCATCAACGCCAACGTCATCAACGCCATCAACGCCAACGTCATCAACGCCATCAACGCCAACGTCATCAACGCCATCAACGCCAACGTCATCAACAACGCCAACGACGCCAACGACGCCGCCACCTTCCTGCTCCGCTCCGTCCGCCTCGTCTCCGAGGTCGGCGCCGTACAGCAGGTCCTCCAGGGCCCGGTCGTCTGGTGACATCATGGCGGTCCTGAGGAGGTTACATCGGGCCACTTGATAATCAGGGTCCTCGTTCGGGAGCTGCACACTCAGTTAATGTGCCTactaataaacaacaacaacaacaaggcggCCGTGTCATTCACGACGCTCTTCATTTCATCTTCAGTGACATAAAAACTCTCTGGAGGCTTTTTGACTTTCAAGGTTTCTCACATGGAAtgaaacaattattattatttattattatttaattatttcttacgcttttgtctcttttattgtttttatatatttcaactGAGTTTAAAAACTCTTTCGTGCAGCGTTTCCTTCACAAACTCAGGTCATTGAACCCATCACCGTTACCTGCACATTAATATCTGTAAACTTTACAGACGTTTCATAAAGTATTAAAATATTTGACTTTAAATTCTTTGTTTGGatccttttaaatatatttatgtaaaacacTCATTAAATTGTATGTGTGATAAGTGCCAATAAAGTGTATCATGATTATTTTAattcaagaaaaaaaacttatcaaattatttatttttggagcATTTTGATTTAATAGAGAAACTAGAATGtggtaaaaacaaacatgtataattataatatatatatagttacataaacaaacaaaatcgaaacaaacattgtacattttatacattttgttttttatgtatttattatttttatatacttttttgtttatatatatatatatattattgttatacattttgttttttatatattatttttatacattttgttttttatatatatattatttttctacattttttttgtttatatatattttttatcgttatacattttgtttattatatatttattatacattttgtttgtttatatatatttattgttatacattttgttttttatgtatatataaatatatatttattattgttatacgttttgtttttatatatatatattattgttttacatttggtTTTTAACACAATATTAAACATATTAACAACATAATATTGAATATTTTGTTGTCGCATTatttattaacatttatttCGTCTTCAACAGtgtcaaagaaagaaaatctgttttatttaaataaaaccaaCCGGCCTTAAAAAGAGAGATAACTTAAGAGataaggtttttattttaacccTCAAGACTCCGACAGGCAGAAGTTGAATAAAGAAACACGAAGGTTCAGAGCGTGAAGGATGGTTTTGTGTCCTCTACTTTGTTCTCCTGTGTTGACGTGTTTGTTGTGGATGTTGTTGGTTATGGACTGTGAGTGAGTgaagagtcctcctcctcctcttcatctggggaggaagaggaggaggaggactctctTACCTGTGGGGGGACTCCGGTCTCACCGTCGGGGTCTCGATGGCTGCACACCTCCTCCAGGTTCTCCTCCacctactccacctcctcgtctgCCGGTGTTCGGGGTcggtttcctctctcctcgccaaCCTCTGACTCgcctccaccaatcacagccgCGCCTCCTGAACCCGGCCGCCGGGTGGCCTGGGCCTCCCGGTCCCAGGTGACGTCCCAGCTCACACCTGGAAACCAGCGAGCAGGCAACCGGCCCTCCCATTGGCCG
Proteins encoded in this window:
- the LOC130198430 gene encoding LIM/homeobox protein Lhx9-like, with amino-acid sequence MACAGCGERVCDRFFLLAAGGAWHGACLRCSRCRCELQTQPSLFWRDGNIYCQQDYCRAFGGGRCARCCQPIPASALVMRAGQLTFHPHCFCCQVDLQRPRGPERPPEAPGPRETSRGPGPRETSRGPWPLETYRGNLYCMQGQSLYCQSHYGDAGRDPPPRDPQPDPSLREALNQASGEGEESVSSPEPLLDDRAAGGRTRRRTKRIRTCFRSEQLRALESYFAQKHNPDGKDWNCLAHKTGLPKRVLQVWFQNARAKLRRSVTTDDSQVDSPSAYPGGGVALAPDPPPDRSLAPPPLSSSASTIDQLQLSLLTAPLSEPAGSPASLYLDYDSQSAPGCLSSLEVFEDFEEAGAAEGGGHPHGSFAPHYC